In Myxococcales bacterium, a single genomic region encodes these proteins:
- a CDS encoding glycosyltransferase family 39 protein, with product MMTTQPTTNEQPVTAPAEEATPLEPARTSTPPSRAATDGDIPPMLAAALALLVPAVIILLLPPLSRAGLWDPPELNVADMARRLAVNLYGASNLALSGTDNSLPHLNDLGKPELPFTSIALGFKLFGLHEWAGRLPLGIWALAGIGAVYASLARLIDRRAGVYAAVVLATTPLYTVQARTMIGDIVIMSAVAMSFLGLVTATLEGLDRRGALPRLGFLAVALAGLAAGYYSRGLALGVTAPLLSAGLLYALVVSSLRGSGQGLDAFGHAVGGLSLVLAIATMPTVYGALDHPDRLNMSTVLGGMIRNGGKFPTHDFMLGQVAHAMAPWSAFAAFAFGRLFFAPKGTTTKGTAVRASLLIAFAVVFVTQGFVVGKVDATAFAGPALAAAACGIALRDYERGAHSSIAVGVGTFLLLFLFRHDFKHLPDKAFQVFGVTTTTTFPESFKNTSVVLWAILLMGFAAVTLVTWGERSGKRTPFDAAMYLKVLRALREAWDGLLSLVYFALVAGASLAGLLVFLGARTKLKWIPVFPKQVSEYLLNAWWIAALAPFAVVFGLLFVADVWVWAFDRSKPPSWGSFTRGFEPFEELFARLKNETDKELRVIYAVVLFPLMVLALPAAVGAGLFLQGTKPAIALALAFPSGIGAFLVLGAMGELVRGSRAAGMVILGGGVAAAISGYYYPALANQLSPKEVFESYTLVRKSGEPLGLFGVGSRTAAYYAGGQPPSFSDAPRAFEWLVGAEGGERRYLAMRADELGRLNKVYRERLHANVPVLDGRSSQIILATSRLVGSEKSQSPLDKVVLATAPKPQRPLGTNLDDKLEVIGIDLLDANGRLVDVVSPGRKYQIKTYYRCLGPVTSEWEAFIHIDGFQRRHNGDHKIMQGKYPFGQWLKDDILVDIHEFQLEPNFSPGNYTIYMGLFLGESRMKVKSGPSDGDNRVLGGSLRVQ from the coding sequence ATGATGACGACGCAACCGACCACCAACGAACAGCCGGTCACGGCGCCCGCGGAAGAAGCGACGCCGCTCGAGCCCGCCCGCACTTCGACGCCGCCGTCGAGGGCGGCGACCGACGGCGACATTCCGCCGATGCTCGCGGCGGCCCTCGCGCTGCTCGTTCCCGCGGTCATCATTCTCCTGTTGCCGCCGCTCTCGCGCGCGGGCCTTTGGGACCCGCCGGAGCTCAACGTCGCTGACATGGCGCGTCGCCTGGCGGTCAACCTCTACGGAGCGTCAAACCTGGCGCTAAGCGGCACCGACAACTCGCTCCCGCACTTGAACGATCTCGGCAAACCTGAGCTGCCTTTCACGTCGATCGCGCTGGGCTTCAAGCTCTTTGGGCTTCACGAGTGGGCTGGCCGCTTGCCGCTTGGCATCTGGGCGCTCGCGGGCATCGGCGCCGTGTACGCGTCGCTGGCGCGACTCATCGACCGCCGCGCCGGCGTTTACGCCGCCGTGGTCCTCGCCACGACGCCGCTCTACACAGTTCAGGCGCGGACGATGATCGGCGACATCGTGATCATGTCTGCCGTAGCCATGTCGTTCCTGGGGCTCGTCACGGCGACCCTTGAGGGCCTTGACCGGCGCGGAGCGCTGCCCCGCCTTGGCTTCTTGGCGGTGGCCCTCGCTGGCCTCGCCGCGGGCTACTATTCACGAGGGCTGGCGCTCGGCGTCACGGCGCCGCTGCTTTCCGCGGGCCTCCTCTACGCGCTGGTCGTGAGTTCGCTCCGCGGCAGCGGCCAAGGTCTCGACGCCTTTGGCCACGCTGTCGGGGGGCTGTCGTTGGTGCTCGCCATCGCGACCATGCCGACGGTGTACGGAGCGCTCGACCATCCCGACCGACTGAACATGAGCACGGTCTTGGGGGGCATGATTCGCAACGGCGGGAAGTTCCCGACGCACGACTTCATGCTCGGCCAGGTCGCCCACGCGATGGCACCGTGGAGCGCCTTCGCGGCCTTCGCCTTTGGTCGCCTCTTCTTCGCGCCTAAGGGCACGACCACGAAGGGCACGGCGGTTCGCGCGTCGCTCCTCATCGCCTTCGCCGTCGTCTTCGTCACGCAAGGCTTCGTCGTCGGCAAGGTCGACGCAACGGCGTTCGCGGGGCCGGCGCTCGCCGCCGCCGCTTGCGGCATCGCGCTCCGCGACTATGAGCGGGGCGCCCACTCGTCCATCGCCGTGGGCGTGGGCACGTTCCTCCTTCTGTTTCTCTTTCGCCACGACTTCAAGCACCTGCCCGACAAGGCGTTCCAAGTCTTTGGCGTCACGACGACCACGACCTTCCCGGAGAGCTTCAAGAACACCTCGGTGGTCCTGTGGGCCATCCTCCTCATGGGCTTTGCCGCCGTGACCTTGGTCACCTGGGGCGAGCGGTCCGGCAAGCGCACCCCGTTTGACGCGGCCATGTACCTGAAGGTCCTACGGGCCCTCCGCGAGGCGTGGGACGGGCTCTTGTCGCTTGTGTATTTTGCACTCGTTGCCGGCGCCTCTTTGGCGGGACTCCTCGTCTTCCTGGGCGCGCGGACCAAGCTCAAGTGGATCCCGGTCTTCCCGAAGCAAGTCAGCGAGTACCTGCTGAACGCCTGGTGGATCGCGGCGCTCGCTCCTTTTGCTGTGGTCTTCGGCCTCCTCTTCGTCGCAGACGTTTGGGTGTGGGCCTTCGACCGTTCAAAGCCGCCCTCGTGGGGCTCGTTCACCCGCGGCTTCGAGCCCTTCGAGGAGCTCTTCGCCCGCCTCAAGAACGAGACCGACAAGGAGCTGCGAGTCATCTACGCCGTCGTGCTCTTCCCCCTCATGGTCCTCGCGTTGCCTGCCGCCGTCGGCGCGGGCCTCTTCCTCCAGGGGACCAAGCCCGCCATCGCACTCGCGCTCGCGTTTCCTTCCGGCATCGGGGCGTTCTTGGTCCTCGGGGCCATGGGTGAGCTGGTGCGCGGCAGCCGCGCAGCCGGCATGGTCATCCTCGGAGGTGGCGTGGCCGCTGCGATCAGCGGCTATTACTACCCGGCGCTCGCCAACCAGCTTTCTCCGAAGGAGGTGTTCGAGAGCTACACGCTGGTTCGAAAGAGCGGCGAGCCCCTTGGGCTCTTCGGGGTCGGCAGTCGCACCGCTGCGTATTACGCAGGAGGGCAGCCGCCTTCGTTCTCGGATGCGCCGCGCGCCTTCGAGTGGCTCGTTGGCGCGGAAGGCGGCGAGCGGCGCTACCTCGCGATGCGAGCCGACGAGCTCGGCCGGCTCAACAAGGTCTACCGCGAGCGTCTCCACGCCAACGTCCCCGTCCTCGATGGACGCTCCAGCCAGATCATCCTGGCCACCTCTCGCCTTGTCGGAAGCGAGAAGAGCCAGAGCCCCCTCGATAAGGTCGTCCTCGCGACGGCGCCGAAGCCGCAGCGGCCGCTCGGCACAAACCTCGACGACAAACTTGAGGTCATCGGCATCGACCTCCTCGACGCCAACGGCCGCCTCGTCGACGTCGTCTCACCGGGGCGGAAGTACCAGATCAAGACGTACTACCGGTGCCTTGGGCCAGTGACCAGCGAATGGGAAGCCTTCATTCACATCGACGGCTTCCAGCGACGCCACAACGGCGACCACAAGATCATGCAGGGCAAATACCCCTTCGGTCAGTGGCTCAAGGACGACATCCTCGTAGACATTCACGAGTTCCAGCTCGAGCCAAACTTCTCGCCCGGCAACTACACCATCTACATGGGCCTCTTCCTCGGAGAGAGTCGCATGAAGGTGAAGAGCGGCCCGAGCGACGGCGACAACCGCGTCCTCGGCGGCTCCCTTCGGGTCCAGTAG
- a CDS encoding zf-HC2 domain-containing protein, which translates to MDCEKFQDALMDELYGELDEVTSAALRRHASACSRCAEQLATLRATRNSAVAALAPFEAPPGLEARILEAAREARKVVPIHRAGFVSMAGRWAMRPQTAMAAVFLLMIGSSVVFMKGGSSSMSAVTVTEQGAPAAAEGLLDSRESLKKERDSKGASVAHGPQPPPSPLASATALPVAAATAPAAPPPAAVAAAPADAVAKGRADNELALNAEPRVVGKKTAEWSALADDEARGGPGAARGPARAPSPAAAAAPASPAKAGAVGRASAGSGGSSSEGFADAMAAYRGQRYGDAARLFDAMAAQGDGTAALWAARSEREGSGCSAAVARFDRVATASYGTSAGYDATFEAGRCYRQLGSFEAARNRFARLLTVPSHAPRAQMELDAMSPPRARQAPAATKPADPPPATAPIQVEQAN; encoded by the coding sequence ATGGATTGCGAGAAGTTCCAAGATGCGCTGATGGACGAGCTCTACGGAGAGCTCGACGAAGTCACCAGCGCCGCTCTGCGACGGCACGCCAGCGCGTGTTCGCGGTGCGCGGAACAGCTCGCGACGCTTCGTGCGACTCGCAACTCCGCCGTCGCCGCGCTAGCGCCCTTTGAGGCGCCGCCGGGGCTCGAAGCTCGCATCCTCGAGGCCGCGCGGGAGGCGCGCAAGGTCGTTCCGATTCATCGCGCAGGCTTCGTGTCGATGGCGGGCCGCTGGGCGATGCGCCCGCAGACGGCGATGGCGGCGGTCTTCCTCCTCATGATCGGGTCGAGCGTGGTTTTCATGAAGGGGGGTAGCTCGTCGATGAGCGCGGTTACGGTGACGGAGCAGGGCGCACCAGCCGCCGCCGAGGGCCTGCTCGATTCGCGCGAGAGCTTGAAGAAGGAGCGCGATTCGAAGGGCGCGTCCGTCGCCCATGGGCCGCAGCCACCCCCTTCGCCGCTTGCGTCGGCGACAGCGCTCCCCGTCGCGGCCGCAACCGCGCCGGCAGCGCCACCGCCAGCGGCGGTGGCCGCCGCTCCAGCCGACGCCGTCGCGAAGGGGCGCGCCGACAACGAGCTTGCGCTCAACGCGGAACCGCGGGTCGTCGGAAAAAAGACTGCCGAATGGTCCGCCCTTGCCGACGACGAAGCTCGCGGCGGGCCCGGCGCGGCCCGGGGCCCGGCCCGGGCTCCGTCGCCCGCTGCGGCTGCCGCGCCGGCGAGCCCCGCCAAGGCCGGCGCCGTGGGCCGCGCGAGCGCGGGCAGCGGCGGGTCCTCGTCAGAAGGCTTCGCCGATGCGATGGCCGCGTACCGAGGCCAGCGTTACGGTGACGCGGCGCGCCTCTTCGACGCGATGGCCGCTCAAGGGGACGGCACAGCGGCGTTGTGGGCGGCGCGCAGCGAACGCGAAGGTTCCGGGTGTTCCGCCGCGGTGGCCCGCTTTGATCGCGTCGCGACCGCTAGCTACGGCACCAGCGCCGGGTACGACGCGACCTTCGAGGCGGGACGCTGCTATCGACAGCTCGGATCGTTCGAAGCAGCACGCAACCGCTTCGCAAGGCTCCTCACGGTGCCGTCGCATGCGCCGCGGGCGCAGATGGAGCTCGACGCCATGAGCCCGCCGCGGGCGAGGCAGGCGCCGGCGGCGACCAAGCCCGCAGACCCGCCGCCGGCGACAGCGCCGATTCAAGTGGAACAGGCAAACTGA